The following DNA comes from Fundulus heteroclitus isolate FHET01 unplaced genomic scaffold, MU-UCD_Fhet_4.1 scaffold_149, whole genome shotgun sequence.
TTCACTCATGGAGTACTGACCCGCCCGGTCGACCATCCCTTACTTTTACCCATTTCAGATTGCTCAGAAAAGGCTGGGCCCCTGCTGAAGACCTTAAACAAACTGAGAACTCAGGTTCTGTTATTTAGAGAAACTCTACTTCCTTGGAGCGCTGTGGAAAGCCCATCTGTCCACCAAACCGCTGGAGTCCTCTTGACTGGGCAGCGGCAGAAAGTTCCTCATCATTTTTAGCCAGAGTTGTTAAGAGCCATTgttgtggaaggtccaaagagcaacttgcggctctggagccacaggttgcagacccctggccTAGACCATGGTATAATGGTTATTATAGGACACCTATTAAAAAGTTCAGACCACATAGCCTGATTTCTATAAATTATTGGGCTAGCTCACACGCTAGCTGGTAACAGCAAGACAGTTGAAGCTAGTTACCTTTGCAATGCGTCACAACAAGAGATATTAAACAGTTCTCTCAGCCGCTTCTTGTGaaaatttatgattttaacggtgggaaaaaaaacattaaagtattaataattgatttaatatttatttatttcgtaAGTGACCGTGATATAAGGGGGATGATGCCCttcgaggtgtccattatcagaaattaatggattCATGTGAACGGTCCGACGGTTCATGCAACGGTTCACGGCTCTGCATTGTACATTAATTTAGGAAGACAGTTTAAACCTAATTTGACCCTCCTGTCTCTCTGTAGTGGGTAAAATCCTTCACTTCTCAGCTTTTTAGACAAAATACCATTCAGGCAAACCAACTTGCATCCTTTGGATGGAGCATGTTGGCACGTCTGAAAAGAAGAATTACAGAGAAGGTTCATAAACGGGTTAATGATGTCAGAGGGGGTATGATAGTCAGAAGGTAAGATAAAGGCAGAATTACAGAATTatgcacattttttaaagtgtttatttgtattttttaatatttacagcACTGTTGTAAAAGGTAATAGTTTTTCTCCTCAGCTTAcaatgacagaaaatattttactatGAGATCTACTAGACCAGCACATTTCTTATtatacattcacatttttgtaCACTTGTGAACACCTATAACACCTATTATGTGTACACTCTTTCACTCTCTGTCATTCCCAACCTCATCCATGTGTTAGGGGTAGAAAGTGTAGGTGTGTCCTATATTCAGTATGATAGGTTTTCAACTTAACGCTCCTATTTGCACGTACGAGTTTAGCACAGTATCCTGTCTTCTGAGAAGCAAACCACACATTGTTTCCAGTTAACTAACCACAGCTGACCTTCAGAGGAATAAATGGCTCAATCACCACATCATTAATAAtgatactatttttttttatagaattgAATAAAgcaactagaaaaaaaacacacaagctgAGGTTACAGGAAAAGCCCATAGTGGAAGAAACCCCCTTCTGCGCAACCCGTCGGACAAAAAGCTGACGACAGCAGCTTTGATACCAaaagcacacttttttttaaaagacacacATGAGCAACTTTTTCCTGTCCTCTTCACAATCAATGGTAATGTATCTGAAATATGCTTCACTGTAAAGAAAAACTCTTGGATGAAATACGATCTTGATAGAAAAGcgattcaaataaataaatacatctacTTGAGCGCCACAGTAGTCCAGAATCTTTCTGGACTCCAGAAGAGTTCATGAGGTCGGGGTTTAGACGACCTTCTCTGAGGTCGACAGCTGCTGCATTTGACTCACTCAACCCGCATGATAACATCATGATTCTCTCTCTTTTCCGCAACTATCCGAGCATCTGTGAAGAAAAACATAGAGATGGTGACTGAGGAAACCGCcacatatttatgtttaaaaaatagtCTGCAAATTTAGTCTGCCTCGGACTTTCAGAAATCAACCACATGAACTAGCCACTTCCTTACAGAAAGGTGCCACTATTGCTAAACCAGCCAGTGACTAACAGCTATTGGTTAGAATAAAGCACTGCGGCCATAACTGAGTATTTGACCTTCTCTCTTGGTGCCAACAGTGGGTGTTAACTGGCTTTGATTTACTCCAATTTATTCCCTTGGCTTTTTAGCTGGCACTTCATGTATTTATATATCTCTTTcctaaaataaactaaacataTGTAACAAGCATGATCCAGGTCTAtaaattaaaaatcattaaaaaaaaaaacacagaaaaaatatgtaatacaACTCTTTGGTGCCTGattttcactttgtttatttctatttatgtttATGATATTTCTAGGAGAtatcaaacacaaaaaactgagaaaatcaGATCCAAAAGGTTCAAATTAAGATGTTTCTGTAGTCACTATGTCATTTGAAGTGATAACGTTTTTCTAATTAATGGCCACCCTGTatggtagggctgggcgataggACGATACATATCGTACGGACGATAGAAAAGTGTCTACAGTGCTAATTCTATTCTATCGTTTCTATCGTTTCTACCACCATTTTATCTCGTATTCAAGCAAATATTCCCCAATGTAGACTACGACAAACTTATTAGTGTAGTCATGTAGCCTACACACAGTTTATAAGTGataaacaagatttatttatttttaattcacaaaGAAGCGCCGTCTTGTGGTTTTGCAACATGACGCTGCTTTACCGCTTTTGACTCACACGCGGGTTTGCGACATGCTTTACGTTACTTAACTCATGAGAGCTGAGAGATGGAGACGCAGGAGGCTGAAGTCTTAAACCCGTGGTCGCAACAAACAGAGACAGCTACGCCGGCAACCCAAGATGAAGCACTTTTACCAAAAAAGTTTCGATAATCTATATTGCCGTTATGGTATGCAAACTTTGCACTACAaggttaaatatttcagaaacttGTAACTAACGTTCGTTCAAAAATGTGTGCTTTTCTACTCCGAAACTTAAACTAAAAACCTGtaggattttgaaaaaaaaatgtgaagggtACTGTAGCGCTACCTCTGcctcattttatgtatttatgttactgcactacaatttatttttgtaatttgtgaCAGTACTATAAATgtcacttcaaaataaagttggaaaaaagtaaacaattatgttttgtcatatttttcagaGATTTGCTGAAAACTTACTTAATTGGGGCATATTgcaatatatatcgttattgtgATATAAAATAGTCCATATCATGATATATGATTTtttccatatcgcccagctctaCTGTATGGAAAAGTACTTTCTGATTATCCTATATGCTGATGACATCAGATTGTTCTTCTATTCtattttttgacttttaaaatgtgtcaaaGTTTCTTAATTGAAACAGTGGAAATAGGAACACCAGATGTCCTGCACAGACACTCAGGAGGGTAGCTTTACCTCTTTTCCTGTCTCTGTAAATTAGTCCAAGTAAGATGGTGGACAACAGGTAAGGTATTCCCACTATCAGGTGGCACACAAGTCTGGAAGCAGTGAAGGAAACCGAGGCTGAAGATGACGCTGGCAGAGGTGCTGtagatataaataattaaaccttaaaattttttaatttcattacatTGTCCTGACTTCAAACAGGATGCAGACATATGTTGAAACCAGGTCTGAAATGAATATGGTGCTCTAATGCTAATGTGGGACTACCTGctatttattaaacatgatATGAGTATGAAGGTTTCCCCTCACTAAGCTGAATCTGTTGATCATTTCCATCACCTAATACTGTCAGCCAGCTTCCTTCTGATTCTCCAAGCCCTGAGGCGCTGCAGGTGTAGAGTCCCTCGTCGGATCGGGAAGCCCTGAGAATGGTCATCTCTCCTGAGCAGTTGCTCCTGATGATGCGGCCATCTTTAAAGAAGTTGTATTTGTGCTGGGAACGGTTTGTCTGAGCTTTACAGTGAAGAACCACAGCAGCTCCTTCTGACACCGGCATGGCAGGACTCTCCAGAATCACTGCGCGATCTTTGGAAAAATACAtgctgttttaatattttcagcCATCATTCTTAGGATGTGCTGTACATTTACACTAGGCTGAgctggttttctttctttctgaaatggaaaaaaggtgaaagaggagaggaaagggagagagcaatataacatccttagagtctgcttctacacctgcaaagagagatataaaaagaacagcaaaaccaactaataaagtattacaggtacaaacaactaaTGCCTTGATACcgtcactgaagaatatacagtatcaATTAATgcgacatgtgtaaagtgacagctaaagaaaaTTATAGTGGTTCTCTGTATGGCAGTGAGTCTGTAAGAACCTGAATCCAAGCAACCAGAATTTTAACTCCAGGGAGATgctataaaaacagaagaaaaccatcatttcattttattcagtaATTAATTACACCACTTAATATCTAAATAAGGAGTTCAAAGCaatacaataataaggagaacTTGATAATGGCACAGGAAACAAAATCATATAATACAACCGAAGCATTTTTCCGGAAGGTAGTTATATGGAGTGGAGTTTGACACGTTTCATGCCTCCTGATTTAAACAATATGTATGGACCGTACCAGTTATGGTGATGTTGACCTCATTGCTTCTCTCCCCTCCTTCAGACTCGCACCAGTACACCCCCGAGTCCTTTGGGTAGGTGTTTCCGATGATGCAGGTGGAGCCAGAGGAAGTGGCACCCCAGCCTGGTGAGCAGGAAGTGACACCGCGGCTTAAAGTTCTCCTCCTCACCTTCCAGCCGGTGGCGTTAAGGCGATCCTCACAAGTCAGGGAGACGGATTCGTAGCGGAAGAACTGGGAGCGGTCAGGGCTGACCTGAAGACAGGCTGAGAGGAGGACAGATCAAAGGGAGCAAGGAGGCAAGGAACTTTAGGGGAAACTGGGTGAAGAAACAGGTTGTTAATATCTGACAAAATTATAATTACAAACAATTTTGCAAAAATGACATGAAATACCGCTGGAGATAAAGAGGAAATGATGAAAAGAAGAGTTaccttaaaaacagaaaagaacattGAAGGTAGGAACAAAAGAAATTAACCGAGCAGCAGATGATAAAGGACACTTGAAGTAgttgaaacaataaaaataagagaGGAAGTGACACAGAAAGTGTGAAAGTGCCCTAGAAAAGTAACCACGAAGGGGAaaaaattttgaaataaaagtgtGTGGGAGGAAAATACTTACACAAAAGTTTGATCAGTAAAAAGTAATCATTTCATGACATAATGAGCGATTAAACTCAGATTACACCCAGATTACGCTCAGattaaagaagaggaaaaaatacGAGAAAGCAGGATCGTCAAATACAAAATATACCACCAATCAAGCACATTTAATAatccagtgatttgtaaaaatgtaaacaagccaaACATAAAGTTTGATTAATTTTGAAAAGACATAGCAGTGATTGAACTCACTCAGCATCAGGCAGATCGGTGTTACCAGCATCCTGTTTGTCCATCGACTGACTGAAAAACACTCTGATCTTTTGCTTCCTTTGTGAAAAAACAGATCTTGTAGGTGCTGCAGGGGATTAGCGTCAGACTCACATGTTGCTTCTAAAGAGAAAACAAGGcttaacaaaacaaagtgtgaggaaacagttttttttgcagaaacctTGCTGGTGTTTCATGTTTTTACCCATATATGGGAGCAGCACAGACATCTTTTAAAACCGTTTAGCTGTAAAAACACCTTGCTGGCTTAAATGACTTTAAtggatttaaaaattttaaacattgatTAAAAGCAAAATTTTTCCCACCTGAAAGATCTGAATTTTACAACAGTAGCTAAGGCAACATTTATTAGGGGACACATCGGTTGAAAAGAGAGCCAGAGGGAATGTCTATAGCACGCATAATGGGTCAGTGGAAATTACCTTTAAAAGTTTCATGTATGTCAAGTATTGGTTTTATGTGGACCTCATGTGAGAAAGGTAACCAAAACCATCTGAGACTTAGCTTTAAATTTTACTTCTTACTTAATGAATACTGTATGTGACAAAACCTGTTATTAGCAGACCAAAACTTGGACGTTATCTGGGATTGTCTGTGGGACACATAATTGCAGTCAACTTTGAAGTTTGAAGTATTGCCTATCTATCGGTTGTTCCACATGCCAGCAATTATGACGcactcacgtaacgccagtgtgcatGATCTTTCCTTGCTTCCTCCTTCTACACATGTTAATTTCCAGTgcttatgtatccagttagcttagcggctagcttagcagttagcatCATGGTTAGCCGTTCATCGTAggtccgctgctctcactgtacaCTTTGAaaagtcgcaagaagcaaactgtctgcCAAGTTTGGCAGACAGTTTGCCAAACTTGGCAGACAagtatgagaagaagaggaaggcttcagtagaaagaaataagaccagagtggatttgggagattttttttacacaatccCCTTAGGAGCAGAACACCAGGTCAGACGGTCTCGCACTTAGGCATTTGTTGTCTACGTTTCCGGAAGaattgtccactatacctttaatgtGAACATCAGGCACTAAACGTTGACTGacttggcatttttttttctatgggAATTAAATTCATCAAGAAACAAAATAGCACATAAGGGTCCAAGACAAAGAGCTATCTTCCAAATCGCAACACTTTAACCTACTTTAGTTAGCAATAGTGGGACATAACTAAGACAGAAATAAGAAACTGTGTCTGTAGTGACAAGAAACCAGTAAGAACATGTCTCCCAAACAAAGAGCACAATTAAAATATCTTGTTTTGTGTAGCAGAACAATAGTACAGAGGACAAACTTTAAACAAGTGTTATTTTAAAGGGTCGTCAcaacttttttaatgtttaaaaaataaagaaaataaagttagaaacaAGCTGATGCTGTATGGTGTATCCTTCTCAtctacagatttatttttctttctaggTTGAGTTATGCTATTTCTGGATGGCAATTCAGTCTCATTATCTTAGCAATACTATTCAACATCAACCACACAGATCATTCATTTGGACTTTAAGGTTCTATTTAGGATGCTGTCTCTACCCACCTAAGACTCCCTGTGATGTGGGCAGCAGACTCAGTAATGTACAGGCATATATTTTGGCCACTCCAGACAtcataaaacattaaacttCTTCAGGAGAAAAAGATGGATTTCAAAATATGCAGGACCAATAATAAGTGAAGTTTTGGTCAGATAATGTGCTTTTTTCTGTTGACATTTCTTACACCTATTTATAGGGTCTCTTCCTGTCAAGATTAATTACGTGGCATCGGATTGTAACTGTGTCAACACAGCAATCAAACAATGAAGATTATTCTCCTCATAATATAAACTTGCCAATTCCTTGAAATCCTAAAGTTACATTTAAACGATTTAAAATATCTTATCTATGCTGAAAggttcaaaataaatgtaaaattattgtCATGCTTTGGTCCACAATGTTAAAATTCAAGAATTTATGGGAGGCCTAGAAATGGTCTAGTTTGCTATgatcttgttgtgtctctgcttcgtCCTCTCAAACTCTCAGTTGGTCGTACAGAAGCTGTTCACACCGAActtgattctgctggaggtttcttcctcttaaaggggaattttcctctccactgtcgctacatgcatgcttggtacgAGGGTTTGCTTGAAAGTAAATGACACAatgctgtccactgtggctccacgctcatccaggaggagggaatgctgTCTAAGGGTTTAGTTtgatagaaaatgttttgaccaatccgtctgtatgatttgattgcatCAACTTTGTAACGTGCCTTCAGATGACGTGTTCTGAattggtgctaaataaatacatttaaatttaatttaattgcgTCTTGGGCTGGCTTTGGGAGTGATATACTTCAAAAGAAATCTacaatttttttcagaaaacatcACAGTTCAGAGAGTTTTATTGAGGTATATTTAACACAGACATTTTGTAAGCACAAAGAAACACCGGCTACATAATATAATAACAATATAACCTTTTCTCAGAGTTAATCTGTAGCAAAAACACATTAGTAGTAGAACAGAGAAATATCTCATCGATATCTTAAaacatgcagtttaaaaaagtcCTACTGTGGTGAAAACCCGTTTCCTTTTCTCTACCATGTTAAATGACTTTTTGTGTACATAAGGAGGTATATAGagtttaaatggaaaaatatggagaaaaaaagttgtaaaCACATTATAACAGCGAGCAGAGCTGCATAAGAAAACAGATTTACAGGGACTAACCTGTGATGTAAAAAATTTCCAACACTATAATAGATATTTCACTTCATATACAAAGAGTTTGTCACACGTTAGTATTATAACACAGAATGGAATTCAAATAGAGCATTCAAGGTCTTTAAGAGACAGTAGCTAAAATCAAGTGTCGGTGCAAGTATTGTGCAAGAAAATAGATTCTTATTGTTATTATAGTTCAGAGACATCAATTTGTAGCCGATAGACCCATCAAACGATACTTTCTAAATCAAAATAGAATATACAAATACGGATTCATGTTGATTGTATTCAGAAATTTGGTTTTCCAATTGAACGACTTCACAAATCTCTGAGCAAATCTCTGAACTAGCGGTACAAACCGGGTTGTACAATATCTATGTGCAAAAACGCCAATTTGGTGTTTGAATGCATGAAAGCATCTTTTTAGATTGTGGTGCACAAATCCTTCCCTCTAAGTTGTTTACTGCTGTGGTAAATTAGCCAGAAGTGAGTAACGGTTGCTAAAATGGGAATGAGGTGGAGGCCATGAGGAATATCTGCGGTGAACGATGCTAACGCTGTGATCAGGATCAATCAAAGGATCACTGGCAGAATGGGCATTTCTTTTCTGGTTTCCACCAGCTGCAAGCCCTGAGCCACCCGGAGTCGTCCGCTCTGAAGTGCTGCTGTGTCCTTGTGTCCCTTTAGATGCTCGGTAAAATGATGAATTTTTGATTTGCCGTTGCTGAACACCTTTTGAATGTTTTGCCGATTTTTTCATCAGGTTGCGATCACCTACATTTTTACTAGTCACTGAGTTGGGGTGCGGAGATTGTTTGGGGCTACGTGGAAAATCATTGGATGATTCAGAGAAACTTTGGACAGTTGTTGGCTTGCAATGGTGGTAGACATCACCCAAAGATCGCATTTCCTCCTGTAGTTTACAGATGGTCTCATTTAGCTGGCAAATGATCCCATCTTTTCTACTGCTCTCCGACCTAAGATCAGTCACCTCGTTTTTTAGATTCTCAATCAACCTTTTTTCTGCGTTTGATTTAGAATCTTGAGTCAGAAGCTTCCAGCTTTCAAAGCAGACGGTTGTTGAATCCATTGATTTCTTTCGGTCTGGCTTTTCCTCTGCTGCGGAGACACAAACAACAGTCACCGCTCATGAAACCTTTCAAAAGGACAATAATCTAATTTTTGGTAGTTTTTGCCTCATTACGCTGTCTGAGTAAATCTTTTGTTGTAAAGGTATTGAGGTAGTTTATTTTCTTACAATTGTATCAGTCACTTAGACACTTGAAAGTCTGTTTAAAGATTCAGAATACAgattcaaattatattttaatgcaTGCAAACGGTTATGACAtttgtatctgttttttttttttggttatttttcagGAAAGAATCCATCCCGTAATCAAAGTccacatgtttttaaaaggggttgaggtcaggactttTCGGCAGGCCATTCCAGTAGCTTAATTCTAGCCACTTTATCCATTGTAAAACCTCTTTGGATATATGTAGAGCCGATTTTCAACCATGTAGCATTCTGTCATGTTAACTCTTTAAGTCAGTCTTCCTGCTATTCTGGCCAGAAGGCAAATCTTTCTCATCTAAGAGTAAAACATTTTCCTAGATGGTTTCGTCTTCTCTGTGTgggcaggttaaaaaaaaaaatcaatctgagCACAGGGGAAAACTTTCAGTCCTTTGTACTGTCCATCCTCAATAAGTGTAAAGAGTTACCCATGTGAAGATGACCTGAAAGTCATAGTTTATTTGCTCTCGCCCTGTAATTATTTATCATAAAAACTCTGACTTACCATTTTGGTGACATTTCGTCCAGATAAGAAAAATTACAAGCCAGACAAGAGAAGTTCCTCCAACAGCGCTTAAAATGGTATTAATGTTGGACCCCTCATAGAAGGCTAAAAGGAAAAGAAGCCTTGAATTAATAAACATTTGCAAGATCCATTGTGATAGATCCAAGTGTAAACCATCCAAGTGTTTTTCAAATGTCATTGTGGTCGGCCCAAGGCACCTGTGCAgtaatcagcatcttgatacgTTACACATGACTTCAGAGACTTCAGTGGCTGCTGCCCCCCATACACTTTGAAtttacacaaaaacagaaataaaagcataagCTGTAAATTCAGAACCTTTACCTGGAAGGAGAATCTCTACAGTCCTGTTCATGTCCGTTTGTGGCTGCTTGACTCTGCAGATGACCCTGTGATCACAGATTTATGTGTGAGTCTTCAAGTACAGCTTTATTAGGCAACGGAGTACATGTTTGAGTTTGATATCTTGGATGTGATCTAATCCCACGTCATTGGATTGTCATGGGATTAGATCACATCCTTGAACATGCCTTTGACATATCCCGTGTGAGGAGAGGGTTTCCAGCCTCAGACCCCAAGGCGGGTGCTGGGATGGTGGTAGGGCCTGAAGGGAACCCTGCAGACCTTGTCAGCATCAGAAGGCTGGCAGCAGGGCAGAGGGCATTTTGTAGTGTTTAAAGACAGCCTAAGTTCTTATGGTATGCTTGACATGTTctgcagtgtttgtgtgttgaagTGTGAAGAAGTGCACAGCTCGCAGGTTGAAAATATGTTTCATGAGCCCATGGGAACTCAGATTGCCAGTCTGGTTCGTACTTGTTCTCGTTAATTAATAGTTTGTTGGATCTGCAGGAttaaataaattcttaaacCAACAGTTTTCAGAGACAAAACCGAAAAGGTTGAAGCTCTTCTGTTACCTTCTTGTAGAATCCTGCATAGAGAAGGTCTGCCTTGTGGCGTAACATCCTCTGGCGTCTTGTTGCTGGCTCGGCTCTT
Coding sequences within:
- the LOC105921387 gene encoding uncharacterized protein LOC105921387, with translation MYFCLCFISFFGVLLSKAHAQPEKIEAFAGGHAILPCSWKNPASDHVPTVEWSKEGLNDSIVFLYRDGCETFGMKNVDFEFRASLFMREVKNGNVSLRISNLRPSDAGTYQCLIIQSDKTRQTTRVELVVAAVSDLKLAVVFEEKEVVAVTCDASCRLPPPIIIIQDDEGNDVTDKEPSQQQDARGCYATRQTFSMQDSTRRVICRVKQPQTDMNRTVEILLPEATCESDANPLQHLQDLFFHKGSKRSECFSVSRWTNRMLVTPICLMLTCLQVSPDRSQFFRYESVSLTCEDRLNATGWKVRRRTLSRGVTSCSPGWGATSSGSTCIIGNTYPKDSGVYWCESEGGERSNEVNITITDRAVILESPAMPVSEGAAVVLHCKAQTNRSQHKYNFFKDGRIIRSNCSGEMTILRASRSDEGLYTCSASGLGESEGSWLTVLAPLPASSSASVSFTASRLVCHLIVGIPYLLSTILLGLIYRDRKRDARIVAEKRENHDVIMRVE